In Candidatus Bathyarchaeia archaeon, one DNA window encodes the following:
- a CDS encoding DUF2079 domain-containing protein produces the protein MSDAKISKFTIEDLETWLGTKFRKVDRSSIILSFLVAIYTLIFSSLTIMKHHAFKTYAWDLGIFTQSLWTTLYANKFFYHTCELFINPSGSFFGVHFSPILFFILPFYRIFTIPETLLVLQSFVIALAALPIYKLATDYLQSRLAGLTFALAYLTYPAIQWVNYYDFHVQAFLPLFFTFVIYYAFKKSWGRYFIFLVLSLMCIEHVAFISSFIGLYIAWKFRKSILLNFKQRKILASEVSVPLFTILLSITWYLFTLWQRDTFFPINPATMEEFLGAPNFTILGARSPLEIPLLIILRPLNAIQALLYNGHMKLLFLFLIFSPLAFYSFKDPSALIPTVPWFVFSFMSQTLDHYALGNQYPAFITAFIFIAAIFGVKNAQLKGRISDIKKPLKIIIACTLIIFTIASPLSPLVCTLFPEKAVSLGEREKMLANIISEIPENASILTQDNIFPHLSHRVNAYVIPKRFLSTSIRDLVINFVNQTIDQVDYVLLDIKADSLSYSSVAPLLESKQDFILVFSGDNNTILLYQRRNTS, from the coding sequence ATGAGTGACGCGAAAATTAGCAAATTTACAATTGAAGATCTGGAAACATGGCTAGGAACCAAGTTTAGGAAAGTAGACCGCAGTTCTATCATTTTATCCTTTTTAGTGGCAATATACACCCTCATATTCTCCAGTCTGACCATAATGAAGCATCATGCGTTTAAGACATATGCATGGGATCTCGGGATCTTTACGCAATCTCTTTGGACTACTTTATATGCGAATAAGTTTTTCTACCACACTTGTGAACTTTTCATTAACCCAAGTGGCAGCTTCTTCGGTGTTCATTTTAGTCCCATCCTATTCTTTATATTACCTTTCTATAGGATATTCACTATACCAGAGACGTTGCTTGTACTTCAATCCTTTGTCATAGCATTAGCCGCATTACCTATTTACAAACTTGCTACAGATTATCTTCAAAGCAGACTAGCTGGATTGACCTTTGCCTTAGCATATCTGACGTATCCTGCAATTCAATGGGTAAACTACTATGACTTTCATGTACAAGCATTTTTGCCCCTATTCTTCACGTTCGTAATCTATTACGCATTCAAAAAAAGTTGGGGGCGATATTTCATATTTTTGGTTCTTTCCTTAATGTGTATTGAACACGTTGCCTTCATATCATCTTTCATCGGCCTATATATTGCATGGAAATTCAGGAAGAGCATCCTTCTGAATTTCAAGCAGAGAAAGATTCTCGCAAGTGAGGTGTCTGTTCCGTTATTTACAATCCTGCTAAGTATAACATGGTATCTATTCACACTATGGCAGCGCGACACATTTTTCCCGATAAACCCAGCTACTATGGAGGAATTCTTGGGCGCACCCAATTTTACTATTCTAGGAGCTAGAAGTCCTTTGGAAATACCATTATTAATTATATTAAGACCGTTAAACGCAATTCAAGCCCTGCTATACAATGGCCACATGAAACTGTTATTTTTGTTTCTAATTTTTAGCCCTTTAGCATTTTACTCCTTCAAGGATCCTTCAGCGTTAATTCCCACGGTTCCTTGGTTCGTGTTCTCTTTCATGTCCCAAACGTTAGATCATTACGCTTTGGGCAACCAATATCCCGCCTTTATTACAGCGTTCATTTTTATTGCCGCAATTTTTGGTGTAAAAAATGCTCAACTAAAAGGTAGGATAAGCGACATTAAAAAACCATTAAAAATAATAATAGCGTGTACCTTAATTATCTTTACCATAGCCAGTCCTCTTTCTCCGCTAGTATGCACTCTATTCCCAGAGAAAGCCGTATCCTTAGGTGAACGTGAAAAAATGTTAGCCAATATTATCTCTGAGATACCTGAAAACGCTTCAATATTAACACAAGATAACATTTTCCCTCATCTGTCCCATCGTGTCAACGCTTATGTTATACCAAAACGCTTTTTATCCACAAGCATTCGTGACCTTGTTATAAATTTTGTTAATCAAACAATCGACCAAGTTGATTACGTTTTGCTAGACATTAAGGCTGATTCCCTTTCCTATTCCTCAGTTGCTCCTTTACTAGAGTCAAAACAAGATTTCATTCTCGTTTTTTCAGGAGATAATAACACGATACTACTTTATCAGCGGAGAAATACAAGTTAA
- a CDS encoding transcription factor S, whose product MEFCPKCGTRLVPKKGKGEKKESLTLACPKCGYKKQIVSEEAAPKVAKIIQHNPQQQVAVISKEEQKLRTLPTVRIECPKCGNNTAYVWQVQTRGADESSTQFLRCTKCGYTFREYS is encoded by the coding sequence ATGGAATTTTGCCCAAAGTGTGGAACCCGCCTCGTTCCGAAAAAGGGTAAAGGCGAGAAAAAGGAATCCCTAACTCTTGCTTGTCCAAAATGCGGGTACAAGAAGCAAATAGTAAGCGAGGAAGCTGCGCCGAAGGTTGCCAAAATCATACAGCACAATCCGCAGCAGCAAGTTGCAGTAATAAGTAAGGAAGAACAGAAACTGCGAACCCTGCCAACCGTGAGGATAGAATGTCCCAAATGTGGAAACAACACCGCCTACGTCTGGCAAGTTCAAACCCGAGGGGCGGATGAATCCTCAACCCAATTCCTACGCTGCACAAAATGCGGTTACACATTTAGGGAATACAGCTAA
- a CDS encoding polyprenol monophosphomannose synthase: MEIAKGFWQQSLEGFEEWEKQHISDNFSGIIEGNLDLTSEVGLILPTYCEVKNIEEIIRKIEELNLDLSILVVDDSSPDGTADIVRRMQKKYKNIILLARPRKMGLGTAIVDGFRLFLSIKNPPKYIITMDADHSHNPAELPKLLVPVKNNGYDLCIGSRYCPGGTVKNWSLLRRAISKTANLIAKLVIGAGISDYTSGLRCYSTRLVKSIIHELHSQTYEIQIETIRQAYVQGFRITEAPITFINRKRGKSKLSINEIRSFIFYICRCALGMR; encoded by the coding sequence ATGGAGATTGCTAAAGGTTTCTGGCAGCAAAGTTTAGAGGGTTTTGAAGAGTGGGAAAAACAGCACATAAGCGATAACTTTAGCGGGATTATTGAAGGAAACCTCGATTTAACTTCGGAGGTCGGATTGATTCTCCCAACATATTGTGAAGTCAAAAACATCGAGGAGATAATACGAAAAATTGAAGAGTTGAATTTAGATCTCTCCATTCTTGTCGTGGATGATTCCAGTCCAGATGGAACAGCAGACATTGTACGCCGAATGCAGAAAAAATACAAGAACATTATACTCTTGGCAAGACCTAGAAAAATGGGACTTGGCACGGCGATAGTGGACGGCTTTAGACTCTTCCTATCCATCAAAAATCCGCCAAAATACATTATAACAATGGACGCAGATCACTCCCACAATCCAGCAGAACTCCCAAAGCTGCTAGTCCCCGTCAAAAACAACGGATATGACCTATGCATCGGAAGCCGCTACTGCCCCGGAGGCACCGTTAAAAACTGGAGTCTCCTCAGAAGGGCTATCAGCAAAACAGCAAACCTCATCGCGAAACTTGTCATAGGCGCAGGAATATCCGACTACACAAGCGGACTACGATGCTACTCGACAAGGCTTGTGAAAAGCATAATTCATGAACTACACAGCCAAACCTACGAGATACAGATAGAAACAATCAGACAAGCATATGTTCAAGGATTCAGAATAACCGAAGCACCCATAACCTTCATCAACAGAAAAAGGGGGAAATCAAAACTTTCAATCAATGAAATACGCAGCTTTATATTCTACATTTGCAGATGTGCGCTTGGCATGCGTTAA
- the pcn gene encoding proliferating cell nuclear antigen (pcna), with the protein MFRLRVADAKLLKDMASAISVLVDEATFQITPEALKLRAMDPSRVAMVDFEWPKTIFEEYVCTEPSKMCINISELLKLLKRASKEEIVELALDEKTGRLQVKITGKYTRTFTMPTLEASEEEVPTPKIPFNVRAKATTEGLRRALEDAELVSDHVRIEADNEKLVFQATGDLMGATIELKKGSDALLDLEAKEPSKATFSLSYLSEIIKAASATSDVATLEFSTDMPIKLDFQQAGEGKLVFYLAPRIETA; encoded by the coding sequence ATGTTTAGACTCAGGGTTGCAGACGCTAAACTCTTGAAAGACATGGCGAGCGCAATATCCGTCCTCGTAGACGAAGCAACCTTCCAAATAACCCCTGAGGCTCTGAAGCTTAGGGCAATGGATCCATCCCGCGTGGCCATGGTGGACTTTGAATGGCCGAAAACCATTTTTGAAGAATACGTCTGCACTGAACCTTCAAAAATGTGTATAAACATAAGCGAACTGCTGAAACTGCTAAAGAGAGCTAGCAAAGAGGAAATTGTTGAACTAGCCCTCGACGAGAAAACTGGACGGCTACAAGTGAAAATAACCGGAAAATACACGCGCACCTTCACCATGCCAACCCTTGAGGCATCAGAGGAGGAGGTGCCGACGCCAAAAATACCCTTCAATGTTAGGGCGAAAGCCACAACAGAGGGACTGCGCAGGGCGCTGGAGGACGCTGAGCTTGTAAGCGATCACGTCCGCATAGAGGCAGACAACGAAAAACTGGTATTCCAAGCCACCGGAGACCTCATGGGAGCCACCATAGAACTCAAGAAGGGCAGCGACGCACTCCTAGACTTGGAGGCAAAAGAACCATCAAAAGCCACATTCAGCCTAAGCTACCTATCAGAAATAATTAAGGCAGCATCCGCCACCTCAGACGTTGCAACCCTAGAATTCTCCACAGACATGCCAATAAAACTCGACTTCCAACAGGCCGGAGAAGGAAAACTCGTCTTCTACCTAGCGCCCAGAATAGAAACAGCCTAG
- a CDS encoding glycosyltransferase → MKRVDVPLISVIVPTLNEEKYIGLLLESIRQQGSMDVEVLVVDGGSQDRTLDIAKKYNAKIFVFTGLGEFASRNIGAKKAKGKYLLFTCSDIIFPRGLFKRVLDTLQGDPMIIALSGPGYPYDAPLFGKIEYAAYNIVRFILAKLPKPIKRFSTSTNFLVVCKDFFEKTGGFVENDINADGLMGRTLLNMGKVVFSLKTYFYLSARRMKMMGLLNFNKHYLYILENFLFCLSKFGLLKNIKIHSKGKHRKLHETFF, encoded by the coding sequence ATGAAACGTGTAGACGTTCCCTTAATATCTGTCATTGTTCCAACATTGAATGAAGAAAAATACATAGGGCTATTACTAGAATCAATTCGCCAGCAAGGATCAATGGATGTTGAAGTTTTGGTTGTTGATGGCGGCAGCCAAGATAGAACTTTAGATATTGCTAAGAAATATAACGCGAAAATCTTTGTTTTTACAGGTCTAGGCGAATTTGCTTCCAGAAACATCGGGGCCAAAAAAGCCAAAGGGAAATACTTGTTGTTTACATGCTCCGACATAATATTCCCGAGGGGTTTGTTTAAGAGAGTATTAGACACGCTTCAAGGTGATCCAATGATTATAGCCTTGTCTGGTCCGGGATATCCATATGATGCACCATTATTTGGTAAAATAGAGTATGCCGCCTACAATATTGTCCGTTTCATCCTTGCAAAACTACCTAAGCCAATAAAAAGGTTTTCAACGAGTACCAATTTTCTGGTTGTGTGTAAAGACTTTTTTGAGAAAACTGGAGGTTTTGTTGAAAATGATATAAACGCTGATGGACTTATGGGTAGAACTTTATTAAACATGGGAAAAGTTGTTTTTTCTCTAAAGACGTACTTTTATCTCTCTGCTCGTCGCATGAAGATGATGGGTCTCTTAAACTTTAACAAACATTACCTATACATTCTAGAAAACTTTCTTTTCTGCTTGTCAAAATTCGGGCTTCTTAAGAACATTAAAATTCATTCCAAGGGAAAACATCGGAAACTACATGAAACCTTCTTTTAA
- a CDS encoding amidohydrolase, with amino-acid sequence MNLLIYGGTIITMENGRIIRDGAVVVEDESIIDVGKASELLGKYPRGYERIDARGKVVIPGLINTHQHAAMSLLRGYADDLPLQEWLEKWIWPVEEHMTANEIYVGALLTAVESALGGTTTVNTMYHYMPDENEARAFAEVGLRAMVGHVCFSWRKKEDRKALEDLAKNWHGKAGGLIRVSVDPHAPYTVDPEYMRELKALCGELNEKYSSEEAPIIWHIHVAETSDEPEKIRKAFNVDLKGGVVEYLDSLGVLDSHVIAAHCVALTDKDIVIMKLRGVKASHNPISNLKLASGVSPVPKMLEKGVTVSLGTDSPCSNNSADMFEVMKVAALLHKGINKNPTLMSAEQVLEMATVGGAKALSWDSEIGSIKVGKRADLVVINFAKPHLCPVHNEVSHLVYAAKATDVETVIVNGKIVVENRRITTVKCDEVMEMAEKAKTRLLERAKHNIK; translated from the coding sequence ATGAACCTTTTAATCTACGGCGGAACCATAATTACAATGGAAAACGGCAGGATTATCAGAGACGGCGCTGTCGTAGTTGAAGACGAAAGCATTATTGATGTTGGAAAGGCCAGTGAACTTTTGGGAAAGTATCCGAGGGGTTATGAACGGATAGATGCGAGAGGTAAGGTGGTTATTCCGGGGCTTATTAACACGCATCAGCACGCAGCTATGAGCTTGTTAAGGGGTTATGCCGACGACTTGCCTTTGCAGGAGTGGCTTGAAAAGTGGATTTGGCCCGTGGAGGAGCACATGACTGCAAACGAAATTTATGTAGGTGCCCTCTTGACGGCTGTAGAGTCTGCCTTAGGCGGCACGACAACCGTTAACACCATGTATCATTACATGCCAGACGAGAATGAGGCGAGGGCCTTCGCCGAGGTTGGTCTGCGGGCCATGGTTGGGCACGTGTGCTTTTCATGGCGCAAAAAAGAGGATAGAAAAGCCCTAGAGGACTTGGCTAAAAATTGGCATGGCAAGGCTGGCGGGCTTATACGGGTTAGCGTGGATCCCCATGCACCTTATACTGTTGACCCGGAATACATGCGAGAGTTGAAAGCGCTCTGTGGAGAGTTAAATGAAAAGTATAGTTCTGAAGAGGCGCCGATAATTTGGCATATTCACGTGGCGGAGACAAGCGATGAACCGGAGAAGATTCGCAAAGCCTTCAACGTGGATTTGAAGGGTGGTGTTGTGGAATATTTAGATTCCTTGGGCGTTTTAGACAGCCATGTGATTGCGGCACACTGCGTGGCCTTAACTGACAAGGACATAGTTATCATGAAACTTAGAGGGGTTAAAGCGTCCCACAATCCAATTTCAAACCTTAAGTTGGCCTCTGGTGTCAGCCCAGTTCCGAAGATGCTGGAGAAAGGCGTAACCGTTTCGCTTGGCACCGACAGCCCGTGCTCTAATAATTCGGCGGATATGTTTGAAGTTATGAAAGTGGCAGCATTGCTCCATAAGGGTATAAACAAAAACCCAACATTGATGTCGGCAGAGCAGGTGCTGGAAATGGCAACCGTCGGGGGGGCTAAGGCGCTTTCATGGGACTCGGAGATAGGCTCAATAAAAGTGGGCAAAAGGGCGGATCTAGTCGTAATAAACTTTGCTAAGCCGCATCTTTGCCCAGTGCACAACGAAGTGAGCCACCTTGTCTATGCAGCAAAAGCCACAGACGTTGAGACAGTCATAGTAAACGGGAAAATAGTGGTGGAGAACAGGCGGATAACAACGGTGAAGTGCGATGAAGTCATGGAGATGGCTGAAAAAGCCAAAACGCGACTTCTGGAACGCGCCAAACACAACATTAAATAG
- a CDS encoding DNA primase small subunit domain-containing protein, whose translation MGADLIFDVDADHIPTDCDKVHDEWICSTCGFIGKGITPERCPICNGEKFNVTTWPCEMCLESARAETMKLLDMLMNDFGFSDKEIQVFFSGHRGYHIQIESETISSLDAAARKEIVDYVTGLGLNVEASNVTRWPLYGWGKRSHIGVLEFVRKAKEEDLRKLGIKGKTVKAIIQNRDILLENWASGVWRSVRDVGPETVKRIIEHAVELKSAKIDTVVTTDIHRLIRLPETLHGKTGLKKTWLPTNEIESFDPFDKAVAFKGGSVSLFVVDAPKFRLGGETFGPYKKQKVELPTAAAVLLICKNKAEVL comes from the coding sequence TTGGGTGCAGATTTAATTTTTGATGTGGATGCTGACCACATACCGACGGACTGCGACAAGGTTCATGATGAATGGATTTGTAGCACCTGTGGTTTTATTGGCAAAGGAATAACTCCAGAAAGATGTCCGATATGTAATGGTGAAAAGTTCAATGTGACCACGTGGCCCTGCGAAATGTGTCTTGAGTCGGCGCGGGCGGAGACCATGAAACTTTTGGATATGCTGATGAATGACTTCGGGTTTTCCGACAAGGAAATCCAAGTGTTCTTTTCAGGACACCGCGGCTATCATATTCAAATTGAAAGCGAAACAATCTCGTCGTTGGATGCCGCCGCGAGGAAGGAAATCGTTGACTACGTAACCGGATTGGGTCTTAATGTAGAGGCGTCAAATGTGACGCGGTGGCCTCTTTATGGTTGGGGCAAGCGTTCCCATATTGGTGTCTTAGAGTTTGTCCGCAAAGCGAAAGAAGAAGACCTTAGAAAGCTTGGAATAAAGGGGAAAACTGTTAAGGCAATAATACAGAATAGAGATATCCTCCTTGAAAATTGGGCTTCTGGAGTATGGCGAAGCGTTAGGGATGTCGGACCAGAAACTGTAAAGCGGATAATTGAACATGCTGTGGAATTGAAGTCTGCGAAGATAGACACTGTTGTAACCACGGATATACATCGTTTAATCAGATTACCCGAAACATTGCACGGCAAAACTGGACTCAAAAAAACTTGGCTTCCCACAAATGAGATTGAGAGTTTCGACCCTTTTGACAAGGCTGTAGCCTTTAAAGGGGGCTCGGTGTCCCTATTCGTGGTGGACGCCCCCAAATTCAGACTTGGAGGTGAAACCTTCGGACCTTATAAAAAGCAAAAAGTAGAATTACCTACGGCGGCTGCTGTCTTATTGATTTGCAAAAACAAGGCGGAGGTGCTGTAA
- a CDS encoding DUF99 family protein: protein MAQKKFRVIKPEIRVLGVDDGIFKPRTRGFVPVIGVVFRGGYWLDGVMHTKIRVDGTDATRKIASMVVNSPHYKQLRVIMLDGITFAGFNVVDIKELNEKTNLPVITVTREKPNLEEIRKALRNLPRSEERWKAVLNAGEPIEVPVKGGKEKIYTQAVGISLEDAIKILKLTSTRSNIPEALRVAHLIASGITSL, encoded by the coding sequence TTGGCCCAGAAAAAGTTCCGCGTAATAAAGCCTGAAATCCGCGTTTTAGGCGTAGACGATGGAATCTTCAAGCCGAGGACAAGGGGTTTTGTGCCGGTTATTGGTGTTGTTTTCCGCGGGGGATACTGGCTCGACGGGGTAATGCACACAAAAATCAGAGTTGATGGAACAGATGCTACAAGAAAAATTGCCTCCATGGTGGTGAACTCGCCCCATTATAAACAGTTAAGAGTCATAATGCTCGATGGAATAACCTTCGCTGGATTCAACGTTGTAGACATTAAAGAGTTGAATGAAAAAACAAACCTTCCAGTTATAACTGTAACCCGTGAAAAGCCAAACCTTGAAGAAATCCGAAAGGCGCTGAGAAATCTCCCTAGAAGCGAGGAACGCTGGAAAGCCGTGCTAAACGCTGGTGAACCCATAGAAGTGCCAGTCAAAGGCGGGAAGGAGAAGATTTACACGCAAGCGGTTGGGATAAGCCTAGAAGACGCCATAAAAATCTTGAAGTTAACATCCACCCGTAGCAATATACCCGAAGCCCTCCGCGTGGCCCATCTGATTGCCTCCGGAATAACCTCACTGTAG
- a CDS encoding NAD-dependent epimerase/dehydratase family protein — translation MSRVLVAGGGGFIGSHLARELLRQGHFVRVVDIKFDDYIEGKYYNERLQLDLRNFENCLIATKGMDYVYNLAANMGGIGYITSKGAEIMRDNTLININMLEASRQNNVKRYLFSSSACVYPAYLQEDANVRGLKEEDAYPAAPDTFYGWEKLYAEKLCEAYQRDYGMAVRIVRYHNIYGPGGAYKGGREKSVAALCRKVAEASDPGAIVIWGDGKQTRSYCYIEDAVRGTIMLMESDYDKPVNIGSDRLVTIDELADLIIKVSGKRITKIYDLSAPQGVRGRNADITVARKVLGWEPKVSLEEGVERTYRWIEMMCKREQESAKI, via the coding sequence ATGAGTCGGGTTTTAGTTGCTGGTGGCGGTGGTTTCATAGGAAGCCATTTAGCAAGAGAGCTACTTCGCCAAGGCCATTTTGTACGCGTTGTGGACATAAAGTTTGATGATTACATAGAGGGAAAGTATTACAATGAGAGACTACAACTCGACTTAAGAAATTTTGAAAACTGCCTGATAGCAACCAAAGGCATGGACTACGTATACAATCTAGCGGCCAACATGGGTGGTATTGGGTACATAACATCGAAAGGCGCGGAAATAATGCGGGATAATACTTTAATAAACATCAACATGCTTGAAGCTTCAAGACAAAACAATGTTAAAAGGTATTTATTCAGCAGTTCAGCTTGTGTCTACCCTGCATATCTACAAGAAGATGCAAACGTAAGAGGTCTTAAAGAGGAAGATGCTTATCCGGCTGCACCTGACACCTTTTACGGTTGGGAGAAGCTCTACGCAGAAAAACTTTGCGAAGCCTACCAGAGAGACTACGGGATGGCCGTTAGAATAGTGCGATATCACAACATTTACGGCCCCGGAGGAGCCTATAAAGGTGGAAGGGAAAAATCTGTCGCCGCTCTCTGTAGGAAAGTGGCGGAAGCCTCTGATCCTGGAGCGATCGTCATATGGGGTGATGGGAAACAAACAAGAAGTTACTGTTATATTGAAGATGCCGTACGAGGGACAATTATGCTCATGGAGTCTGATTATGATAAGCCAGTGAACATAGGCTCAGACCGCCTTGTCACAATAGATGAACTTGCGGATTTAATCATAAAAGTTTCTGGAAAGAGAATAACAAAGATATACGATCTTTCTGCTCCCCAAGGGGTAAGGGGCAGAAATGCTGACATAACCGTAGCAAGAAAAGTTTTAGGTTGGGAACCTAAGGTTTCTCTGGAAGAAGGTGTTGAAAGAACATACAGATGGATAGAGATGATGTGCAAGAGAGAACAGGAATCGGCTAAAATTTAA
- a CDS encoding DNA primase large subunit PriL has translation MQTTIIKFTKNDLAKYPFLKEAAEYVKSLDLKIEDLASPEFSQILERAKERLEEAILYTSITRKLQNEEVEILSFPTAILLAAATENSFIKRRYALAEAKQAYNDLKFEPKEKILAIAKNFQWKITLANIDEITAPYEFKLHFTDYLRNTVNLRDKKWKLINRPLAHGNVYLTRTETARLISEEVRRHIERRLEVGELPKLPQKIASIAEILKTLTLEKVDKAELEGLPETIKKEAFPPCIATLYEAAQKGRHLSHIARFTLTTFLVNIGTPIDSIIDLFRNSSDFNERLTRYQVEHIAGERGSRTRYKPPKCQTLQTHGICTAPNEICKTIRHPLGFYKKRSASTK, from the coding sequence ATGCAAACCACAATTATAAAATTCACAAAAAACGACTTGGCAAAATACCCCTTCTTGAAAGAGGCAGCGGAATACGTTAAAAGCCTAGACCTAAAAATTGAGGATCTCGCCAGCCCAGAATTTTCCCAAATTCTTGAACGTGCCAAAGAAAGATTGGAAGAGGCTATACTATACACAAGCATAACAAGAAAACTCCAAAATGAAGAAGTGGAAATCCTATCCTTCCCGACAGCCATACTGCTCGCCGCCGCCACAGAAAACTCCTTTATTAAAAGGCGGTACGCCCTCGCAGAGGCAAAGCAAGCCTACAATGACTTGAAATTCGAACCAAAAGAAAAGATTCTGGCGATAGCTAAAAACTTTCAATGGAAAATCACCCTGGCGAACATCGATGAAATCACGGCTCCCTATGAATTCAAACTTCACTTCACAGACTACCTAAGAAACACGGTGAATCTCCGCGACAAAAAATGGAAGCTCATCAATCGCCCCCTAGCCCATGGAAATGTCTACCTAACAAGAACCGAAACTGCAAGACTCATCAGCGAAGAGGTTAGAAGGCACATAGAAAGACGCCTAGAAGTAGGAGAGCTCCCAAAACTTCCACAAAAAATCGCCAGCATAGCTGAAATACTGAAAACCCTAACATTGGAGAAAGTGGACAAAGCCGAGTTGGAAGGCCTCCCGGAAACGATAAAGAAGGAAGCCTTCCCGCCATGCATAGCCACCCTCTATGAAGCAGCTCAAAAGGGGCGTCACCTATCGCATATAGCAAGATTCACCCTAACAACATTCCTCGTAAACATAGGAACACCCATAGACAGCATAATAGACCTATTCCGAAACTCATCAGACTTCAATGAACGTCTAACCCGATACCAAGTGGAGCACATAGCAGGCGAAAGAGGCTCAAGAACCCGCTATAAACCACCAAAATGCCAAACCCTACAAACCCACGGAATATGCACAGCTCCAAATGAAATATGCAAAACCATTAGGCACCCCTTAGGATTCTATAAAAAGCGTAGTGCTTCAACTAAATGA
- a CDS encoding glycosyltransferase, whose protein sequence is MTINMRVALAHLSLNFLGGEEKLCLSFIDALKKSGHRVTLFTLEKTDWEEIMKFFGDVGTPDEEIFVTSSPIHSMFSKAFIPFYSYVNYLRGLVKLVSRREHDIVINTYGDVFTSIADLSYVHFPIGATFDYRQIPAFSSQFKWATYSKVYKLLGFAIEKVRPSVLLTNSKFTYQVIKKYLKRDAVILHPPVSVKDYLNREDRRKNYVVTVSKFTPKRHLHRIPLVASKTKNAKFIVTGVADEYSVETLRMLRKTIKACKVKDRVLLRPNIPRQKLINLLSKAKVYLHTMPFEHFGISIIEAMAAGCVPVVHRSGGPWLDILMEQQGEIGFSYETIEEAAQIIDLIICKEDLREKVSRNARKRAMNYDTVVFERRLNAIIKSYTEMLKQK, encoded by the coding sequence ATGACTATAAACATGCGTGTTGCCCTTGCCCATTTATCTTTAAATTTTCTGGGTGGTGAGGAGAAACTCTGTCTGTCATTTATTGACGCCCTAAAGAAGAGCGGTCATCGTGTCACTCTTTTCACCCTTGAGAAAACCGATTGGGAAGAAATAATGAAGTTTTTCGGCGATGTTGGAACGCCTGATGAGGAAATATTCGTGACATCGTCACCTATCCACAGCATGTTTTCAAAGGCTTTTATTCCATTTTACTCCTATGTAAACTACCTAAGAGGGCTCGTGAAACTCGTTTCAAGAAGGGAACATGATATTGTAATAAACACTTATGGAGACGTGTTTACATCTATTGCGGATTTATCTTACGTGCACTTTCCTATAGGCGCGACATTTGATTACCGCCAAATTCCCGCTTTTTCATCCCAATTTAAATGGGCGACGTACTCAAAAGTCTATAAGCTTTTGGGTTTCGCTATAGAAAAAGTGAGGCCCAGTGTTCTCTTAACAAACTCAAAATTTACCTACCAAGTCATTAAAAAGTATTTAAAAAGAGACGCTGTTATATTACATCCGCCAGTTTCCGTTAAGGATTACCTAAACAGAGAAGACCGACGAAAAAACTATGTTGTAACAGTTTCAAAATTTACTCCTAAAAGACACCTTCATAGAATCCCATTGGTAGCTAGCAAGACAAAAAATGCAAAATTCATAGTAACCGGTGTAGCGGACGAATATTCAGTTGAAACTCTGCGGATGCTCCGTAAAACAATAAAAGCTTGTAAGGTCAAAGACCGCGTTTTGCTACGACCAAATATCCCCCGTCAAAAACTAATCAATTTGCTCAGCAAAGCAAAAGTGTACTTGCACACCATGCCTTTCGAGCACTTCGGCATATCAATTATTGAGGCCATGGCTGCGGGCTGTGTTCCAGTGGTTCATAGATCTGGTGGACCTTGGTTAGACATACTTATGGAGCAGCAGGGCGAAATCGGTTTTTCATACGAGACCATAGAGGAGGCTGCGCAAATAATTGATTTAATAATATGCAAGGAGGATCTCCGCGAAAAGGTTTCAAGGAATGCTAGGAAAAGAGCTATGAATTACGATACTGTGGTTTTTGAAAGAAGATTAAATGCGATAATTAAGTCCTACACTGAGATGCTAAAGCAAAAATAG